A window of Nicotiana tabacum cultivar K326 chromosome 24, ASM71507v2, whole genome shotgun sequence contains these coding sequences:
- the LOC107807730 gene encoding folate synthesis bifunctional protein, mitochondrial-like isoform X1 has translation MNIFRRLLPTKFGFKISKNSCNARGIYSIHSSPDCVVEVHSSEQEVIIALGSNVGNRLQNFDEALHLMKKSGIQITRHACLYETAPAYVTDQPRFLNSAVRGITKLGPHELLGVLKKIEKDMGRTTGVRYGPRPIDLDILFYGKLKIHSEILDVPHERIWERPFVVAPLIDLLGSDIDSDTVASWHSFSKHSSDLFELWEKLGGESLVGRNGMKRVLPVGNNLWDWSSKTSVMGILNLTPDSFSDGGKYLSVEAAVSQVRLMLSEGADIIDFGAQSTRPNALKITVEEELDRLIPVIEAVNKMPEVEGKLLSVDTFYSDVASEAVKNGVHLVNDVSGGRLDSNMHNVVAALRVPFIAMHMRGDPSSMQNPENLQYNDVCKDVAFELYERLEEAELAGIPAWRLILDPGIGFSKNTEHNLDILTGLTTIRSEIARRSLALSRAPFLIGPSRKRFLGEVCARPAAEERDPATVAAVTTGVLNGANIVRVHNVRYNADALRLCDALLERKLYA, from the exons ATGAATATCTTCAGACGCTTACTGCCCAcaaaatttgggttcaaaatATCCAAGAATTCGTGTAATG CACGGGGCATTTATAGTATCCATTCGTCCCCGGATTGTGTGGTGGAAGTGCATTCCTCGGAGCAGGAAGTAATAATTGCTTTGGGAAGTAATGTGGGTAACAGACTTCAGAATTTTGATGAAGCATTGCACCTAATGAAGAAATCAGGTATACAAATTACCAGGCATGCTTGCTTATACGAGACAGCGCCTGCTTATGTAACTGATCAGCCTCGGTTTCTAAATTCTGCTGTTAGAGGTATCACGAAACTAGGGCCTCACGAGTTGTTGGGAGTGCTCAAGAAGATCGAGAAGGACATGGGTCGTACAACTGGAGTAAGATATGGTCCTAGACCTATCGACTTGGATATTCTGTTTTATGGGAAGCTCAAGATTCATTCCGAGATACTTGATGTTCCACATGAAAGAATCTGGGAGAGACCATTTGTTGTCGCACCTTTGATTGATCTACTCGGTTCAGACATAGATAGCGATACAGTTGCAAGTTGGCATTCGTTTTCGAAACATTCAAGTGATCTTTTCGAGTTGTGGGAGAAACTAGGAGGTGAATCTCTTGTAGGGAGAAATGGGATGAAAAGGGTATTGCCAGTTGGAAACAATCTATGGGACTGGTCTTCGAAAACCTCTGTTATGGGTATTCTGAATTTGACTCCGGACAGTTTTAGTGATGGCGGGAAGTATCTATCCGTCGAAGCAGCAGTTTCCCAAGTTCGGTTAATGCTCTCAGAGGGTGCAGATATAATTGATTTTGGTGCACAATCTACACGTCCAAACGCTTTAAAGATAACTGTTGAAGAAGAATTAGATAGACTAATTCCTGTTATAGAGGCCGTTAACAAGATGCCCGAGGTTGAGGGGAAGCTTTTATCTGTGGATACCTTCTATTCAGACGTTGCTTCAGAAGCAGTCAAGAATGGGGTTCATCTTGTAAACGATGTATCTGGTGGACGGTTGGATTCCAATATGCACAATGTCGTTGCAGCACTTCGAGTACCCTTTATAGCAATGCATATGAGAGGCGATCCGTCTTCCATGCAAAATCCCGAGAACTTGCAGTACAACGATGTTTGTAAGGATGTGGCGTTTGAACTTTATGAGAGGCTCGAGGAAGCAGAGTTAGCCGGTATTCCTGCTTGGAGGCTAATACTTGACCCAGGAATCGGATTCTCCAAAAATACTGAACATAATTTGGATATTCTAACGGGTTTGACAACAATTCGAAGTGAGATTGCAAGGAGGAGCTTGGCGTTGTCTCGTGCACCTTTCTTGATTGGACCGTCTAGAAAGAGATTCCTAGGGGAAGTCTGTGCTCGCCCTGCTGCAGAAGAACGAGATCCAGCAACTGTTGCTGCTGTAACTACAGGGGTTCTGAATGGTGCCAATATTGTAAGAGTACATAATGTTCGATATAATGCAGACGCCCTTAGGCTGTGTGATGCGTTATTGGAAAGGAAACTGTATGCTTAG
- the LOC107807730 gene encoding folate synthesis bifunctional protein, mitochondrial-like isoform X2: MKKSGIQITRHACLYETAPAYVTDQPRFLNSAVRGITKLGPHELLGVLKKIEKDMGRTTGVRYGPRPIDLDILFYGKLKIHSEILDVPHERIWERPFVVAPLIDLLGSDIDSDTVASWHSFSKHSSDLFELWEKLGGESLVGRNGMKRVLPVGNNLWDWSSKTSVMGILNLTPDSFSDGGKYLSVEAAVSQVRLMLSEGADIIDFGAQSTRPNALKITVEEELDRLIPVIEAVNKMPEVEGKLLSVDTFYSDVASEAVKNGVHLVNDVSGGRLDSNMHNVVAALRVPFIAMHMRGDPSSMQNPENLQYNDVCKDVAFELYERLEEAELAGIPAWRLILDPGIGFSKNTEHNLDILTGLTTIRSEIARRSLALSRAPFLIGPSRKRFLGEVCARPAAEERDPATVAAVTTGVLNGANIVRVHNVRYNADALRLCDALLERKLYA; this comes from the coding sequence ATGAAGAAATCAGGTATACAAATTACCAGGCATGCTTGCTTATACGAGACAGCGCCTGCTTATGTAACTGATCAGCCTCGGTTTCTAAATTCTGCTGTTAGAGGTATCACGAAACTAGGGCCTCACGAGTTGTTGGGAGTGCTCAAGAAGATCGAGAAGGACATGGGTCGTACAACTGGAGTAAGATATGGTCCTAGACCTATCGACTTGGATATTCTGTTTTATGGGAAGCTCAAGATTCATTCCGAGATACTTGATGTTCCACATGAAAGAATCTGGGAGAGACCATTTGTTGTCGCACCTTTGATTGATCTACTCGGTTCAGACATAGATAGCGATACAGTTGCAAGTTGGCATTCGTTTTCGAAACATTCAAGTGATCTTTTCGAGTTGTGGGAGAAACTAGGAGGTGAATCTCTTGTAGGGAGAAATGGGATGAAAAGGGTATTGCCAGTTGGAAACAATCTATGGGACTGGTCTTCGAAAACCTCTGTTATGGGTATTCTGAATTTGACTCCGGACAGTTTTAGTGATGGCGGGAAGTATCTATCCGTCGAAGCAGCAGTTTCCCAAGTTCGGTTAATGCTCTCAGAGGGTGCAGATATAATTGATTTTGGTGCACAATCTACACGTCCAAACGCTTTAAAGATAACTGTTGAAGAAGAATTAGATAGACTAATTCCTGTTATAGAGGCCGTTAACAAGATGCCCGAGGTTGAGGGGAAGCTTTTATCTGTGGATACCTTCTATTCAGACGTTGCTTCAGAAGCAGTCAAGAATGGGGTTCATCTTGTAAACGATGTATCTGGTGGACGGTTGGATTCCAATATGCACAATGTCGTTGCAGCACTTCGAGTACCCTTTATAGCAATGCATATGAGAGGCGATCCGTCTTCCATGCAAAATCCCGAGAACTTGCAGTACAACGATGTTTGTAAGGATGTGGCGTTTGAACTTTATGAGAGGCTCGAGGAAGCAGAGTTAGCCGGTATTCCTGCTTGGAGGCTAATACTTGACCCAGGAATCGGATTCTCCAAAAATACTGAACATAATTTGGATATTCTAACGGGTTTGACAACAATTCGAAGTGAGATTGCAAGGAGGAGCTTGGCGTTGTCTCGTGCACCTTTCTTGATTGGACCGTCTAGAAAGAGATTCCTAGGGGAAGTCTGTGCTCGCCCTGCTGCAGAAGAACGAGATCCAGCAACTGTTGCTGCTGTAACTACAGGGGTTCTGAATGGTGCCAATATTGTAAGAGTACATAATGTTCGATATAATGCAGACGCCCTTAGGCTGTGTGATGCGTTATTGGAAAGGAAACTGTATGCTTAG
- the LOC107807722 gene encoding cytochrome b5 yields the protein MPTLTKLFTMEEASQHNTKDDCWVVIDGKVYDVSSYLDEHPGGDDVVLSATGKDATDEFEDAGHSKDARELMEKFFIGELDSTSPPIPELEIVKKAAKNIPQKVKEITKQYWFVPVAVVGISVVVGFLYTRKK from the exons ATGCCAACTCTGACGAAGCTATTCACAATGGAAGAAGCCTCTCAGCACAACACTAAGGATGATTGCTGGGTCGTCATTGACGGCAAg GTATATGATGTTTCATCTTATCTGGACGAACATCCAGGGGGAGATGATGTTGTACTTTCTGCTACAG GAAAAGATGCCACTGATGAATTTGAAGATGCTGGACATAGCAAAGATGCGAGGGAACTGATGGAGAAATTCTTCATTGGGGAGCTTGATTCGACATCCCCTCCCATCCCAGAACTTGAGATTGTCAAGAAGGCCGCCAAAAATATCCCTCAGAAGGTTAAGGAAATTACTAAGCAATATTGGTTCGTTCCTGTAGCAGTTGTTGGCATCTCTGTGGTGGTGGGCTTCTTATACACACGCAAGAAGTAA
- the LOC107807745 gene encoding fructokinase-like 2, chloroplastic, protein MAALSFSLLSTLPRQHLHWNFYPNMKVMQLQDLGLKNKWVLMAVSKEGTPEAIAKELSKTEVFGAGKKTVRISKRAPVMARRKKVVETSNDDPVNVEEAENTSGSTEEPKKTQRRTRKKKEIVESSFGDSISDAEGNVIDAEAVTEPESSAKPKKTRRTRKKKETVVSTFEDSTLDVEGNVTDEEVLPTSGSSEGSVEIRKRTSKKAASSSSSLEKEPTQKVTRRRRKKVNNLEDEGSQTELSDIEEELHVANADADSEEELDFDGGEDISFSYGWPPLVCCFGAAQHAFVPSGRPSNRLVDHEWHERMKDAIWDPEKFTRAPGGCSSNVAVALASLGGKVAFMGKLGDDDFGQSLVYFMNINKVQTRSVRLDSKKATAITHMKIGKRGGLRMTTTKPSAEDSLLKSEINIDVLKEAKMFYFNTFSMLDPNMRLTTLRATKISKKLGGVVFYDVNLPFPLWESGDKAKTFIQQAWDLADIIEVTKQELEFLCGIKPSERFDTKDNDRSKFTHYPPEVIAPLWHENLKVLFVTNGTSKIHYYTKEHNSAVLGLEDVPLTPYTSDMSASGDGIIAGIIRMLTVQPHLMTDKGYLERTLKYAISCGVVDQWLQARRLGYPPKEGMEDDVVPDDHGIKSVTEREYRILVPVS, encoded by the exons ATGGCTGCTCTTTCTTTCAGCTTGTTATCTACTCTTCCCAG GCAGCATCTGCATTGGAACTTTTACCCAAATATGAAAGTAATGCAGCTTCAAGATCTTGGACTTAAAAACAAATGGGTTCTTATGGCAGTCTCTAAAGAAGGAACTCCAGAGGCTATAGCCAAGGAGTTATCGAAAACAGAGGTGTTTGGTGCTGGAAAAAAGACTGTCCGGATATCAAAACGAGCTCCAGTTATGGCTAGGAGAAAGAAAGTAGTCGAGACTTCAAATGATGATCCCGTGAACGTTGAGGAAGCCGAAAATACTTCAGGGTCAACTGAGGAACCCAAAAAAACCCAGAGACGAACCCGAAAGAAAAAAGAGATAGTGGAGAGTTCATTTGGTGATTCCATATCTGATGCAGAGGGTAATGTCATTGATGCGGAAGCTGTAACAGAACCAGAATCAAGTGCGAAACCGAAGAAAACCAGACGAACTCGGAAGAAAAAAGAGACAGTGGTGAGCACATTTGAGGATTCCACGTTAGATGTGGAGGGCAATGTCACGGATGAGGAAGTCTTACCAACTTCAGGGTCAAGTGAAGGTTCCGTGGAAATACGAAAACGAACTTCAAAGAAAG CTGCTTCTAGCTCTAGTAGCCTTGAGAAAGAACCTACTCAGAAGGTCACAAGGCGGAGGAGAAAGAAGGTCAATAATCTAGAGGATGAAGGTAGCCAGACAGAACTTAGTGATATTGAAGAAGAGCTACACGTTGCAAACGCTGATGCCGATAGTGAGGAAGAATTGGACTTTGATGGTGGAGAGGATATTAGCTTCTCGTACGGATGGCCACCTCTTGTGTGTTGCTTTGGTGCTGCACAGCATGCGTTTGTTCCTTCAGGGAGGCCGTCCAATCGGCTTGTAGACCACGAATGGCATGAAAGAATGAAAGATGCAATTTGGGATCCTGAAAAATTTACCAGGGCTCCAGGGGGATGTTCGAGTAATGTTGCCGTGGCTCTTGCGAGCTTGGGTGGTAAAGTTGCCTTCATGGGGAAACTTGGCGATGACGATTTCGGTCAGTCCTTGGTATATTTTATGAATATCAACAAAGTTCAAACGCGATCAGTTCGCCTTGACAGTAAAAAAGCAACTGCCATTACACATATGAAAATAGGTAAGAGAGGGGGCTTGAGGATGACTACCACCAAACCATCTGCTGAGGATTCTCTATTAAAGTCTGAGATCAATATAGATGTCCTTAAGGAG GCAAAAATGTTTTACTTCAATACATTCTCAATGCTTGACCCAAATATGAGATTAACCACATTACGAGCAACAAAGATATCGAAGAAGCTGGGAGGGGTTGTCTTTTATGATGTCAACCTCCCGTTTCCGCTATGGGAATCGGGTGATAAAGCGAAGACATTCATACAGCAAGCGTGGGATCTTGCAGATATTATAGAAGTTACGAAACAGGAGTTAGAGTTTCTCTGTGGAATAAAACCGTCCGAGAGGTTTGACACCAAGGATAATGACAGGTCTAAGTTCACTCACTATCCACCGGAAGTAATTGCTCCACTTTGGCATGAAAATCTAAAGGTTTTGTTCGTGACTAACGGGACTTCTAAGATTCATTACTACACCAAGGAGCATAACAGTGCTGTTCTTGGGCTGGAAGATGTGCCATTGACCCCTTATACTTCTGATATGTCTGCATCTGGAGATGGCATTATTGCAG GTATCATCAGAATGCTGACAGTTCAGCCTCATCTTATGACCGATAAAGGGTACTTGGAACGAACTTTAAAGTATGCTATTAGCTGTGGTGTAGTAGATCAATGGCTACAGGCAAGAAGATTAGGGTATCCTCCCAAAGAAGGTATGGAAGACGATGTGGTCCCAGACGACCATGGCATAAAGTCTGTAACAGAGAGGGAATACAGAATACTCGTGCCTGTAAGTTGA
- the LOC107807751 gene encoding putative 6-phosphogluconolactonase 1, which yields MANKDVKEVRIYEYLDELSTDLADYIAELSEASVKERGVFAVALSGGSLISLMGKLCEAPYSKTVDWAKWYIFWVDERVVAKNHADSNYKLAKDGLLSKVPIVPSHVHSINDTVSAEKAAEDYEFVIRQLVRTRVISVSDISDCPKFDLILLGMGPDGHVASLFPNHSILDEKEEWVTFLTDSPKPPPERITFTLPVINSASNVAIVATGSSKAEAVHSAIDDVGPDCPTLPAKMVQPSKVNLVWFLDKAAASKLDGAKFSE from the exons ATGGCTAATAAAGATGTAAAAGAGGTGAGGATTTATGAATATTTGGATGAACTCAGCACAGATTTAGCAGATTATATTGCAGAATTATCAGAGGCTTCTGTGAAGGAGAGAGGTGTATTTGCTGTTGCTTTATCAGGTGGTTCCCTCATCAGCTTGATGGG AAAACTATGTGAAGCTCCTTATAGCAAAACTGTTGATTGGGCAAAGTGGTATATATTTTGGGTGGACGAGCGTGTGGTTGCAAAAAATCATGCTGATAGTAATTACAAGCTAGCCAAAGATGGACTTTTGTCAAAG GTGCCTATTGTTCCAAGCCATGTACATTCCATTAACGACACGGTCTCAGCAGAGAAAGCTGCCGAAGACTATGAGTTTGTTATTAGACAGCTCGTGAGGACTCGTGTAATCAGTGTTTCTGACATCAGTGACTGCCCCAAGTTTGACCTCATCCTTCTAGGAATGGGACCGGATGGACATGTCGCGTCTCTTTTCCCTAATCACTCCATTCTTGATGAGAAAGAAGAGTGGGTAACTTTTCTCACCGACTCCCCCAAGCCTCCTCCAGAGAGGATTACTTTCACTTTGCCTGTTATCAACTCTGCATCCAATGTAGCTATAGTTGCAACTGGAAGCAGCAAAGCAGAGGCTGTGCATTCGGCGATTGATGATGTTGGACCTGACTGCCCGACATTGCCTGCAAAAATGGTCCAGCCAAGTAAAGTGAATTTGGTTTGGTTTCTAGACAAGGCAGCCGCCTCAAAACTTGATGGCGCAAAATTTTCAGAGTAG